In Synergistaceae bacterium, one DNA window encodes the following:
- a CDS encoding L,D-transpeptidase — MAVSVGVGAYINFSSINEIHKANAQPDPVISARVREPEKLVTLPVTQPVQPEPEKQETIAIPLKAAPGPDPVLKPAIKKGGDIFESPEKLLTRNNNNDFRIEINKSKFLLTLYKGDEVVKQYSIAIGRNPGDKRKVGDNRTPTGNFKIVSIEPSSTWKHDFGDGKGKISGAYGPWFLRLDAKGWKGIGIHGTHDPDSRGTMATEGCIRLSNEDISELRRYAYRNMPVTIREK, encoded by the coding sequence ATGGCCGTCTCTGTAGGTGTTGGAGCGTATATAAATTTTTCGTCAATCAACGAGATTCACAAAGCAAATGCACAGCCTGATCCGGTTATTTCTGCAAGAGTGCGCGAACCTGAAAAACTTGTAACTCTTCCCGTTACTCAACCAGTGCAGCCTGAGCCGGAAAAGCAGGAGACTATAGCAATCCCGTTAAAAGCTGCTCCAGGACCTGACCCCGTTTTGAAACCTGCAATAAAGAAGGGCGGCGACATTTTCGAGAGTCCGGAAAAATTATTAACGAGAAATAATAATAATGACTTCAGAATCGAGATAAACAAATCAAAATTTTTGCTGACTCTGTATAAAGGCGATGAAGTAGTAAAGCAATATTCAATAGCAATCGGCAGAAATCCCGGCGATAAACGAAAAGTCGGCGACAACAGGACTCCGACGGGAAATTTTAAAATTGTATCGATTGAGCCTTCTTCAACATGGAAACACGATTTCGGCGACGGCAAGGGCAAAATTTCAGGAGCTTACGGGCCGTGGTTCTTGAGACTCGATGCTAAAGGATGGAAGGGAATCGGCATTCACGGGACTCACGATCCTGACTCGCGCGGAACTATGGCAACAGAAGGCTGTATCAGACTCAGCAACGAAGATATCAGCGAACTTAGGCGATATGCTTATAGAAATATGCCCGTAACAATTCGGGAAAAATAG
- a CDS encoding potassium/proton antiporter → MFQTIDPFLVAGLLFFMSLVAGTISEKYKIPSLLLFLAIGMIAGRDGLGGLNFTDAEAANNVGTFALAFILFSGGFMTKLSDIKPIITQGVVLSTLGVLITAVVAAIPIAMLPMFSYKDAFLLGSIISSTDAAAVFSILRTQKVGVKGVVKPLLEFESGSNDPMAVFLTLTAMIWLTTPDVPLNELAIRFVVQMLAGGLMGVIMGRLACYMIQRLKVTNEALYPVWGIAIVLITFGLTETVYGNGYLAVYVCGITMGEREFLYKYSLQKFHEGFAWLMQIIMFLVLGLLVNPAEVIDISVMSVGLLISFALMFVARPVSVFAGTLFSKQFNFREKLFISWTGLRGAVPIILATYPLTHGHEQASYMFNVVFFVVLTSVLIQGKTLALAAKLLGIDAPVRESKSYPLAFDRTPGTGTEETREVDLMPEYKIVGKCVKDLRFPEGVTILLINRDSKFLIPKGNTELKAGDTLLLFGEREKLPDVEENLTQIKDDTNI, encoded by the coding sequence ATGTTTCAGACTATAGACCCGTTTTTAGTTGCAGGCTTGTTATTCTTTATGAGTCTTGTAGCCGGCACAATTTCAGAGAAATATAAGATTCCTTCACTGCTTTTGTTTCTTGCAATAGGAATGATAGCAGGCAGGGACGGACTCGGAGGCTTAAATTTTACTGACGCTGAGGCCGCAAACAACGTCGGTACATTTGCATTAGCTTTCATACTTTTTTCGGGCGGTTTCATGACTAAATTGTCAGATATAAAGCCTATAATCACTCAAGGTGTAGTACTCTCGACTCTGGGCGTATTAATAACAGCAGTAGTTGCGGCTATACCGATTGCAATGCTGCCTATGTTCTCATATAAAGACGCGTTTTTGTTGGGCTCGATAATTTCATCAACGGACGCAGCAGCAGTTTTCTCAATTTTACGCACACAAAAAGTAGGAGTCAAAGGCGTAGTCAAACCGTTATTAGAGTTCGAGTCCGGCAGTAATGACCCTATGGCAGTATTCTTAACGTTAACTGCTATGATATGGCTTACGACTCCTGATGTGCCATTAAACGAGCTTGCAATTAGATTCGTCGTTCAAATGCTTGCGGGCGGTTTAATGGGCGTGATAATGGGCCGTCTTGCGTGCTACATGATTCAGCGTCTGAAAGTTACGAACGAGGCATTATATCCGGTTTGGGGAATTGCAATTGTCTTAATAACGTTTGGACTCACCGAGACAGTTTACGGAAACGGCTATCTTGCTGTATACGTTTGCGGAATTACAATGGGCGAACGCGAGTTTTTGTACAAATACAGCCTGCAAAAATTTCATGAAGGTTTTGCGTGGCTCATGCAAATTATAATGTTCTTGGTGCTGGGTCTCTTAGTCAACCCTGCAGAAGTAATTGATATTTCTGTTATGAGCGTTGGATTATTAATTTCGTTCGCGTTAATGTTTGTTGCACGTCCTGTATCAGTTTTTGCCGGAACTCTTTTCAGCAAACAATTTAATTTCCGGGAAAAATTATTTATTTCTTGGACAGGTCTGCGCGGAGCAGTGCCTATTATTCTTGCTACTTACCCGTTGACTCACGGACATGAGCAGGCTTCTTATATGTTCAATGTAGTATTCTTTGTTGTATTGACGTCTGTATTGATTCAGGGGAAAACTTTAGCATTAGCAGCAAAATTATTAGGCATTGACGCACCAGTCAGAGAGTCGAAATCTTATCCGTTAGCTTTTGACAGGACACCAGGCACAGGCACGGAAGAAACCCGCGAAGTTGATTTAATGCCGGAATATAAGATTGTAGGGAAATGCGTTAAAGATTTGAGATTCCCTGAAGGCGTTACAATTTTGCTGATAAATAGAGATTCGAAATTTTTGATTCCTAAGGGCAACACGGAATTAAAAGCGGGCGACACACTTTTATTATTCGGTGAACGTGAAAAATTGCCGGACGTTGAAGAAAATTTAACGCAGATAAAAGACGATACAAATATTTAA
- the ychF gene encoding redox-regulated ATPase YchF, whose protein sequence is MLKCGIVGLPLSGKSTIFNVITRAGAEVKPYAGGKTEPNRALVSVPDSRFDKLVEIFAPKSVKPADVEFVDLAGLSRDAGKGAGLGNSFLSFVSESEALLHVIRVFKNDSVPHPENSINPLRDWQIVESELIYRDLGVIGGRLSRLDEKKAKKKLTPAEVAELDLLKQLEEHLMNERPLREFALTDEQKRSLSGFAFLTLKPELIVLNLDDSQTGEKIPELAELESVMQEKNLDSVRVYGATEMELEQLDPADRLEFMKDLAITEPGRDRLIHEAYKLLGLISFFTSGADEVRAWTLKQGSNAVDAAGTIHSDLARGFIRAQVVSYDDFIANNASIAQCRDKGVLRLEGKDYIVKDGDMIEIRFNV, encoded by the coding sequence ATGCTTAAATGCGGAATAGTAGGTCTGCCGCTTTCGGGAAAATCTACAATTTTTAATGTCATCACTCGTGCAGGCGCGGAAGTCAAACCCTATGCAGGCGGAAAAACTGAACCGAATCGCGCATTAGTCAGCGTTCCTGATTCAAGATTTGATAAACTTGTTGAAATTTTTGCACCCAAGAGCGTTAAACCTGCTGACGTTGAATTTGTTGACTTGGCCGGACTCTCACGTGACGCAGGCAAGGGCGCAGGACTCGGAAACTCGTTTTTGTCGTTCGTATCAGAATCTGAAGCATTATTGCACGTAATTAGAGTCTTCAAGAATGACTCTGTGCCTCATCCGGAAAATTCGATTAACCCATTAAGAGACTGGCAGATTGTCGAGTCAGAATTAATTTATCGTGATTTAGGCGTTATAGGCGGCAGACTCTCAAGACTCGACGAGAAGAAAGCGAAGAAAAAATTAACTCCCGCTGAAGTGGCCGAACTCGATTTATTAAAGCAGCTGGAAGAACACTTAATGAATGAGAGACCTTTGCGCGAATTTGCATTAACTGACGAACAAAAGCGTTCATTATCGGGATTTGCTTTCTTGACTCTGAAGCCTGAATTAATAGTGTTAAATCTCGACGACTCACAGACGGGCGAAAAAATTCCGGAATTAGCAGAACTTGAGTCCGTCATGCAAGAAAAAAATCTTGACTCAGTGCGCGTTTATGGAGCTACAGAAATGGAACTTGAACAGCTTGACCCCGCTGACAGACTCGAATTTATGAAAGATTTAGCAATAACGGAACCGGGCAGAGACAGACTCATTCACGAGGCTTATAAATTGCTGGGGCTTATCTCATTCTTTACTAGCGGAGCCGATGAAGTCCGCGCATGGACATTAAAACAAGGTTCTAACGCGGTTGATGCTGCAGGGACGATACATTCAGATTTAGCGAGGGGATTTATACGCGCTCAAGTGGTCTCGTACGATGATTTTATCGCGAATAATGCTTCAATTGCACAATGCCGCGACAAAGGAGTGCTGCGACTCGAAGGCAAAGACTATATCGTGAAAGACGGCGACATGATAGAAATTAGATTTAACGTGTGA